In Osmia bicornis bicornis chromosome 10, iOsmBic2.1, whole genome shotgun sequence, one genomic interval encodes:
- the LOC114871272 gene encoding dynein intermediate chain 3, ciliary-like isoform X2, producing the protein MATEMLRYSYIKPRYQFGKQCVFEHCDRIAEEAILPDPKFLDNYILRLNNNCHVQKSVQLAVHEVQTNVKLVSNTGTFHTEGGWPKEINANDNEAVYRYRRRIERHNNWAPCLKKLIPPMEHCVLQNGAVNIHEEYFDDLIPTSIAKHYNIKNRNSYTDPQVIKRPIRHLSWCASGSNRLAAAYSFTEFEEHSADVSSEPSPLDPVESEHRVFLSLHRWGCAMVGYEVPKETE; encoded by the exons atggcgacggagaTGTTAAGATATTCATATATCAAGCCAAGATATCAATTTGGGAAACAATGTGTCTTTGAGCACTGTGATCGTATAGCCGAAGAAGCGATATTACCAGATCCAAAATTCTTGGACAATTATATTCttcgtttaaataataattgtcaTGTACAGAAGTCTGTACAACTTGCGGTTCATGAA GTGCAAACAAATGTAAAGCTTGTGTCTAATACAGGAACATTCCACACAGAGGGTGGTTGGCCAAAAGAAATCAATGCAAATGATAATGAAGCTGTTTATAGATATCGTCGACGTATCGAAAGGCATAATAATTGGGCTCCATGTTTAAAAAAACTTATACCA CCAATGGAACATTGTGTGTTACAAAATGGTGCGGTGAATATTCATGAAGAATATTTCGACGATCTGATTCCAACATCCATTGCCAAGCATTACAATATCAA GAACCGGAACTCGTACACGGATCCGCAAGTGATCAAGAGACCAATCAGACATCTGTCCTGGTGTGCGAGTGGTTCGAATCGATTGGCTGCTGCTTACTCCTTTACGGAATTTGAAGAGCATTCGGCCGAC GTTTCCAGTGAGCCAAGCCCTTTGGATCCCGTCGAAAGTGAACACAGAGTTTTTCTCAGCCTCCACCGATGGGGCTGTGCTATGGTGGGATACGAGGTTCCCAAGGAAACCGAGTGA
- the LOC114871272 gene encoding dynein intermediate chain 3, ciliary-like isoform X1: MATEMLRYSYIKPRYQFGKQCVFEHCDRIAEEAILPDPKFLDNYILRLNNNCHVQKSVQLAVHEVQTNVKLVSNTGTFHTEGGWPKEINANDNEAVYRYRRRIERHNNWAPCLKKLIPPMEHCVLQNGAVNIHEEYFDDLIPTSIAKHYNIKNRNSYTDPQVIKRPIRHLSWCASGSNRLAAAYSFTEFEEHSADVSPESYIWDIGTRIFLMLFDDEPHSIGVICHGTLKRNAIPSIRFILDAEI, encoded by the exons atggcgacggagaTGTTAAGATATTCATATATCAAGCCAAGATATCAATTTGGGAAACAATGTGTCTTTGAGCACTGTGATCGTATAGCCGAAGAAGCGATATTACCAGATCCAAAATTCTTGGACAATTATATTCttcgtttaaataataattgtcaTGTACAGAAGTCTGTACAACTTGCGGTTCATGAA GTGCAAACAAATGTAAAGCTTGTGTCTAATACAGGAACATTCCACACAGAGGGTGGTTGGCCAAAAGAAATCAATGCAAATGATAATGAAGCTGTTTATAGATATCGTCGACGTATCGAAAGGCATAATAATTGGGCTCCATGTTTAAAAAAACTTATACCA CCAATGGAACATTGTGTGTTACAAAATGGTGCGGTGAATATTCATGAAGAATATTTCGACGATCTGATTCCAACATCCATTGCCAAGCATTACAATATCAA GAACCGGAACTCGTACACGGATCCGCAAGTGATCAAGAGACCAATCAGACATCTGTCCTGGTGTGCGAGTGGTTCGAATCGATTGGCTGCTGCTTACTCCTTTACGGAATTTGAAGAGCATTCGGCCGACGTGAGTCCAGAGTCCTACATATGGGACATCGGTACTCGGATATTCCTTATGTTATTCGACGACGAACCACACTCGATCGGCGTTATTTGCCACGGCACCTTGAAACGGAATGCTATTCCATCGATTCGATTTATCTTGGACGCGGAAATTTGA
- the LOC114871265 gene encoding dynein intermediate chain 3, ciliary-like gives MEIQKVYVKTRADFGKQCMFDFIGPTMDVEIFPNLVDMNDYILRSHCHVGMQYSKQLALHELQTLGKTTKNSGMFHFEGGWPKEINPRDEETTSRFRRRVEKDDNWAPKLRKLFEVMEHSVLQNGAVNIYQHYFDDMTPTQLVQPVGLRTVNVYADPETPKRPVTDISWSPDSGSRIVVSYCFLQYGRQQDYSNKVYIWQVDNPNEPYMALEPFSPCVVCEFNPRDPSVLASGLMSGQVCNWDVRTGIKPVQTSHLLASHRDYTNAVRWLSSKSNTEFFSASSDGHAMWWDTRLLRGPTETLMFDFQNPNEPNIDRAIGVSCLNYGPMIGAKFMFGMDNGIIVTGSRKMKTNAEKLAVKLKAHYGPVRSVDRNVFNPAVYLTVGDWTARVWAEDTREGCLVATPHFMKTPTGGCWNKARCSAFYVMTATGRLTAWDLLQGLEQPVVALQLCKESLTALAPYDEGTLIAVGNMVGTVFLVESTEFLQSFDKKDRTALSEYLERRSKVTKAMDVRLREIKLTQKIMEAEMEATKIKEKGKPARKPAAHKKDKGREKEKSKEKDKPKLSRESRGSKRKSASKERKKRDESPTLVEAEQKYLEMVQKGIDEYSSESDPNLRPMAQQTQTRKQERRIRRASEAVSEEDDVELMDEQQTKEMEGKMKEEMRERRKTRRIQVRKKPPLKVAARVSEGSITEKIPTKSASNLVLDGSERRRRRGPKTKISFSLPIPCKGEVCKPRVCCWRKGVKEKRSEKPKIEERKSSTDSVQWAAAKPTKRRGKQARILQEMMEPPSDLTLEVQRAREEIREATLRARVPKTRILREAAEIRAKEARKEQEQKRGSKQDVGEKWETWSEETSIMEEDDEEEKGKTTVPPDPCSPQKAKDIAGEFSAILGIPLPRISEEKSVGKAHLEKAKLARTRVYPRISEYQGHIE, from the exons ATGGAGATCCAGAAGGTGTACGTAAAAACACGCGCCGATTTTGGCAAACAATGCATGTTTGACTTTATTGGTCCAACAATGGACGTGGAAATCTTTCCGAATCTAGTCGATATGAACGATTACATCTTAAGATCTCATTGCCACGTCGGAATGCAATACTCGAAGCAGCTTGCACTGCACGAA TTGCAAACCCTTGGCAAGACGACGAAAAACAGTGGAATGTTTCATTTCGAGGGTGGTTGGCCGAAGGAGATCAATCCCAGGGACGAGGAAACTACCAGCAGGTTTCGAAGGAGAGTCGAAAAGGACGACAACTGGGCACCGAAATTACGTAAGTTGTTCGAG GTGATGGAGCACAGTGTTCTCCAGAATGGCGCGGTGAACATTTACCAACACTACTTCGACGACATGACACCAACACAATTGGTGCAACCTGTTGGTCTCAG AACCGTGAATGTATATGCGGATCCAGAAACTCCGAAAAGACCGGTGACCGACATCTCTTGGTCGCCAGATTCTGGCAGCAGAATCGTGGTTTCTTATTGTTTCCTGCAGTACGGCAGGCAGCAAGATTATAGTAACAAGGTGTACATCTGGCAGGTTG ACAATCCGAACGAGCCTTACATGGCACTGGAGCCTTTTAGCCCGTGCGTGGTTTGCGAATTTAATCCTCGAGATCCTTCCGTCCTTGCCAGCGGTCTTATGTCGGGCCAGGTTTGTAACTGGGATGTCAGGACCGGCATCAAACCCGTTCAGACCTCTCATCTGCTAGCCAGTCACAG gGATTACACGAATGCGGTAAGATGGTTATCGTCAAAGAGCAACACTGAATTTTTTTCCGCATCATCGGATGGTCACGCGATGTGGTGGGACACGCGACTACTACGAGGGCCGACCGAAACACTGATGTTCGATTTCCAGAATCCAAACGAGCCGAACATCGACAGAGCGATCGGAGTTTCCTGTTTAAATTACGGTCCAATGATAGGCGCGAAATTTATGTTCGGCATGGATAATGGTATTATCGTCACCGGCTCTAGGAAGATGAAAACGAACGCGGAAAAATTAGCGGTCAAATTGAAAGCTCATTATGGACCAGTGAGATCGGTCGATCGGAATGTTTTTAATCCGGCCGTGTATTTAACTGTTGGAGATTGGACTGCTCGTGTTTGGGCTGAGGATACCCGGGAAGGGTGTCTGGTCGCTACTCC gCATTTTATGAAGACTCCAACAGGCGGTTGCTGGAACAAAGCAAGATGTTCTGCTTTTTACGTGATGACTGCGACCGGACGCTTGACGGCTTGGGATCTTCTTCAGGGTCTCGAGCAACCCGTTGTTGCATTACAGCTATGCAAAGAAAGTCTTACTGCCTTAGCACCCTATGACGAGGGAACCCTTATAGCTGTCGGAAACATGGTTGGAACAGTATTTCTCGTTGAATCGACGGAATTCCTTCAGTCGTTCGACAAAAAGGATAGAACAGCTCTTTCAGAG TACCTCGAAAGACGTTCGAAAGTCACGAAAGCGATGGACGTGCGTTTAAGGGAGATCAAATTGACTCAAAAGATCATGGAGGCGGAAATGGAAGCAACGAAAATCAAGGAAAAAGGCAAGCCGGCTAGAAAACCTGCAGCACATAAGAAAGACAAAGGCcgggagaaagagaaaagtaaAGAGAAAGATAAGCCGAAACTTAGTCGCGAATCAAGGGGCAGCAAAAGGAAGAGCGCGTccaaagaaagaaagaaaagagatgAATCTCCTACATTGGTGGAGGCTGAGCAAAAATATTTAGAGATGGTCCAGAAG GGAATAGATGAATACTCTTCGGAAAGCGATCCAAACCTCCGTCCAATGGCTCAGCAGACACAAACGAGGAAACAGGAGCGAAGAATTCGAAGAGCGTCGGAAGCAGTGTCCGAAGAGGACGATGTTGAATTGATGGACGAACAGCAGACGAAAGAGATGGAGGGCAAGATGAAAGAAGAGATGAGGGAACGAAGGAAAACCAGACGAATTCAAGTGAGAAAGAAACCACCGTTGAAGGTAGCGGCTCGAGTATCCGAAGGATCGATCACGGAAAAGATTCCCACGAAATCTGCGAGTAACCTGGTCCTGGACGGGTCcgaaaggagaagaagaagaggaccGAAGACGAAGATCTCGTTCTCTCTGCCGATACCGTGCAAAGGTGAAGTTTGCAAGCCGAGGGTCTGTTGCTGGAGGAAAGGTGTAAAAGAGAAGAGATCAGAGAAACCGAAGATCGAGGAGAGGAAATCGAGTACAGATTCGGTACAATGGGCGGCTGCGAAACCCACGAAGCGTCGCGGCAAGCAAGCTCGCATTCTTCAGGAAATGATGGAACCACCGTCGGATTTAACTCTGGAGGTTCAGAGAGCCAGAGAAGAGATCAGAGAGGCGACTCTGAGAGCAAGGGTGCCGAAAACTCGCATTCTTCGAGAAGCTGCGGAAATCAG GGCAAAGGAGGCAAGGAAGGAACAAGAGCAGAAGCGCGGTTCAAAACAGGACGTAGGAGAGAAATGGGAGACATGGTCGGAAGAGACGAGTATAATGGAAGAAGATGatgaggaagaaaaaggaaagacaACTGTTCCTCCGGATCCTTGCAGTCCTCAAAAAGCTAAGGACATCGCCGGAGAGTTCTCCGCGATCCTTGGTATCCCTCTTCCGCGCATAAGTGAAGAGAAATCAGTTGGGAAAGCTCATTTGGAGAAGGCAAAACTTGCTCGAACCAGAGTTTATCCACGAATTTCGGAATATCAAGGGCATATCGAGTGA